Genomic DNA from Alkalihalobacterium alkalinitrilicum:
TCATTCGAATGAAAACTTAATTCGTCAAAAGATTTATCAAATCATTGCTGGTTATACCGACGATGATGCAGCTGATCAATTGACGAAAGACCCTGTATTTACTCAAATTATTGGTACAGATGCGTTAGCTTCTCAGCCGAGCTTATCTCGTTTCTTTAGACGGTTTGATAGCCAATCTATTGAAGAATTGAATCGAGCCAACCAAGAGCTTATTGACAAAGTGCATCAATTTAGAGAGTCAAAGGTACTTATTATTGATTTAGATTCTACGCATTCCGATACCTACGGAGACCAAGAAGCTGCGGCTTTCAATACTCATTATGGTACCGTTGGTTTTCATCCATTAGTTGCCTTTGACGGAGTAACAGGTGATTTCCTTAAAGCAAAGCTACGACCTGGAAACGTGTATACTTCAAATGGTGTCGTCGATTTTATTCAACCACTCATTGATCATTACAACGAAAAGTTCCCAGAGACAACACCTTTTCTTCGTGGTGATAGTGGGTTTGCGGTCCCAGCTTTGTATGAATTGTGCGAAAAAGAAAGCGTCTATTACGTGATTCGGCTGAAATCAAATGCGAATTTACAACGAATTGCGGATGAACTCCATCCTTCGTCTGTCATTTCCGATGTTTCAAAGGCGGAAATTTATTACGAAGAAACCATCTATCAAGCAAAATCTTGGTCGAAGCCTAGAAAAGTAATTGTCAAGTCAGTACGTCCAGCTGGTGAATTACTGTTTACTCATTCCTTCTTTGTGACAAATTTAGTTGATTCCTTTTCTCCTAAAGCGATCGTTCTTAGTTATCAAAAAAGAGGAACGATGGAGAACTATATCAAGGAAGCCAAGAATGGGTTCGGCTTTGATAAAATGAATAGCCACTCTTACCAAGTAAATGAAGTAAAAATGATGTTAAGTTTGTTGGCTTATAACTTAACGAACTGGTTGCGTACGCTATGTTTTCCAGAAGAACAAAAGACCATGCAAATCGATACCATACGTACACGAATTATTAAAGTTGCCAGTAAATTAGTAAAGTCAGGACGTTCCCTTTACTTTAAACTAGCCTCAAGTTTCGTGTATCAGGAATTCTTTTGGAAAGTACTTCAGCGAGTTCAAAAATTGAAATTCAATTAAAAATGATCAAATAACCAATTTTTAGAAACTACACACCAGACCAAGGGAGTAGTCTGCCTAAAAACAGATATTTTCAAGCAAAACTTTTAAAATCACAACTGAAGTAGCCAAGTTACTATGATTTCACTTTATAATGAAGTAATTTATTGGTTTTTTGAGTTCAATCGTGATTTAACTTCGAAGTATGAATAATTCAGGTTATTAGTTAGTGCATATAAAATAATAATCTATTAGGGCTAATTTTAATTTTCTCTTCAAAACTATGAGTAGGTGGCCGATATAATCAATAATTGAAAAATATTGTCGAAAACCTTAAAGGGAAGATGTTTCTATAGATAAGTTCGATTTAGATGGAAGGGGCAAAAAAATGAGAATTGCAGGTTTGGCAACGGGAATGGACATTAATCAAATTGTCAGTGATTTGATGAAAGCACATAGAATGCCCATAGATAAAATGATGCAGGATCGCCAACTCATTGAATGGCGTCAGGAGGGGTATCGAGAAATCAACCGGAAGTTTAATACTTTTAGAGATAACATCTTTGATACCGTCATGCGTTCAGCGAATATGTTAGCAAAAAGTGTATCGAGTAGTAATTCTAGCCTAGCAACCGCAACAGCCACTTCGACTGTGGGGAATATGTCGCTACGTCTGAGTAACGTCACGTCTTTAGCTAAAGCCGCCTCCTATAATAGTAGTGATAAAATTTCAGCGGATAATCAAAAAATTAATACTTCTGCAACGCTTGGATCTCAGAATTTTACAAAGGATGACTTTTGGGAGAAGGGGATTGTTCATCGTGAAAGTATAAGGCAATCATCCACTGGCAATACAGTTACATTAGCAAATCAAGATATTGTAAACCCAGATGACATTGTTGTTAAAGTGAACGGTAAAGTTTATGATATTGTTACGGATATCAATGATCTTGAGGATGGAAAAGTACTATTAAATGCAGAAAATGGTACGTTACAATTTAATCATACGATCCAACAGGGTACAACGGTTTCTACTACTTACATGACGGAAAAGGCGACAGAGGAATTTAATCCTTCGACGGCTCAGAATACGTTTCAGTTAAAAAAGGGCGGACTTGATTTAGAAAGTTTGAAGATCACTGCTGGAGGAACTGAGTTTACTTCTGCTGACATTGTTACAGATCGCTCTCAGCTAGAAGCAGGCAAAGTTTTTGTCAATGTAGATACGGGTCAACTTGAGTTTTTTGAAGCAAAGACCAATGTTTCCGTCGATTATACACAACGTTATACTACTGCTGGAATATCCGCTCATAATGAGAATGGACCAGTCAGTGATAAGTTTGTTTTTACCGCCAATCAATCATTAAATACTGTCTTTACTGAAATGAATCGTTCGAATGTTGGAGTACAAGGGTTTTATGATAATCACTCAGATCAAGTAAGTATTTCGCGTTCAAATACAGGTTTGTTTAATGTAGATGGAAATGGCAATCCTATAGGACCTGAGATTGAGTTCACTGGATTTTTTAATACTGTTCTAAAATTTGATAATAATCAAGGCAGTGGCGGTGCCCAAAATGCTGTATTTCAAATGAATGGGTTGCAAACACAGAGGCAATCGAACACTTTTACGGTTTCTGGAATGACGGTAACCTTAAACGATACCTTTACGAATGAAGTGACGTTAAGGGCATCCACAGATACGGATAAAGTATTCGATACGATTAAGGGATTTGTAAATGAGTATAATGAGCTATTGGATTTCGTGAATGGCAAATTAACAGAAGATCACCATCGTGATTTCAGACCACTGACCGAAGAGCAAAAAGCTGCGATGTCTGAAAAGGAAATTGAGCAATGGGAAGAGAGAGCTCAAAGTGGTTTATTGAGAAATGATCCTATCCTACGCGGACCAATGGATCGAATGAGAACTGATCTATATAATCCCGTCAATGGTGGATTTAATACGGATTTTAAACAGTTAGCTTCGATTGGAATTACTACGAGTAACAACTATATGGACCGCGGAAAGTTAGTCGTTAATGAGGATAAATTACGACAAGCTATAGAACAAGATCCAGAAGGGGTTTTTCAACTTTTTACAGCTGATGGTGCTATTCCAGCTGAACAAGGGATCGCTCGTCGTGTTCGTACCACATTGGATCAAGCGATAAACTCAGTTGCTGAGCGTGCGGGTGGTATGCGAGGAAAAACACAAAATAATCAATTTACCTTAGGGCGTAATATGAATCAAATCAATGACCAAATTTCTAGCTTTGAAAGACGACTGCAACAAGTGGAAGAGCGTTATTGGCGTCAATTCAACGCAATGGATGCGGCGGTTCAACGAGCAAACCAACAAGCCGAGACGTTATTTGCGCAGTTATATCCACAAGGTTAATAGGAATATATACTTTATAAAGTAATGGAAATGATTTTGAGCAGCCTCATGGGGGTGCTCTTTTTTATCGACCGTTAGAACTACTTGTGTAAGTATCTTTTTAACAACTACGATAAACTCCCAAATATCGTCAATTTTTTCTGCCTTTTTTCCTTAACATTTAGCGAATGATGCCGATATAAAGCATGTATCATTTCAATTGTACTTTTTAGTACGAAATGAAATGGATTTGAACCTGCGAAATTCATAGGTAGAAAACTTTATGTACAATAATTTTAAAACCATTTACGAGTGTTACATTGAACTTTGCAATGGGGAAGGTGGATATAAAAATGGCTATCAATTATCAAAATGCTTATAAACAAAATACGACAAATACCGCATCACCAGGGGAGCTAACGCTCATGCTCTATAATGGTTGTCTCAAGTTTATCAACCGTGCGAAAAAAGCAATGGAAGAAAATAATATTGAACAACGTAATGAGAACATCGCTCGTGCTGAAGCAATTATTCGCGAGTTAATGGTGACATTAAAAACCGAACACGAAACAGGAAAAAACATGTTAAGAATGTATGATTTTATTCTTAGTCGTTTAATTGATGCCAATATCAAAAATGATGTGGATGCTTTAAAGCAAGCGGAAGACTTCGTCACACAGTTCCGTGATACGTGGAAGCAAGTGCTTCAATTAGACCGTCAACAGCGACATGGTGCGACTGTTGGAGGAAAAGCATAGTGGTTTCTATCCGTGAATTGTATGACGTAACGAAACAACTTCATGAGTGTACGTTGAATCCTTTTCATAAAAATGATGAAGAAAAAAGTGACGCTTATATTTCTTCAGTTGAAGAATTACTAGAACAGCGACAAGCTTGCATCGATCAATTGCAGCAAGTCAAACTACAAGTGAAAAAGGAAGAAAAGGAACTTGTGGCTGAGATGATGAATATGAACGCAGTGATCGTTAAAAAACTAGAGGCGAACAAATTACTTTTAGGAAAAGAAATCGGTGCTTTGAAGGTGAAGAAAGCACAAGAGAAAAAGTATAATAATCCATACGATGGGCCAACTGCTGAAGGTGTTTTCTTTGATAAACGAGGATTGTAAAAAAACTTTTTAAAGTAAGTAAAATACTAGAGTGTATACTAATTTTCTAAAAGTACGATAGATGACCTTTGTTGCAGAAAAATGATTATCATGCTCAAGACATAATAACGAGATAGGTGAACCAAATGGAAAAGTATATAGATGTGATGAAGAAATCACTGGAGCTCTCGGAAACTATATTGGAAGGATTAGAGCACATACAAAAATTGTTAAGTGAAGGAAATTATGAACAATCGATCCTCCTAATGGAAGATGTACTTGTAGCCTATACAACGATAGGAAGATCAATAGAGCCAGTGAAACATGAGTTTGACAATGAAACTATTGGACACTTGCAAAATGGATTGAAGAAAACGATAGAACTCGTTGTAAATGCTTATGAGTCAAAGAGCTGTGTGAAAGTACATGAAATTATTCAATTTTCACTTTTACCTCAATTTAAGAAGTTCAAGCATGAGCTAGAACAGAACTTTCATTCCTACATTGTTTCTTAAATAGTTACATGTAAGTACTTACACGATAGTTTTATAGGAAATTAACGAGTTTAGAGTAGCCTTCAATAGGTTGCTCTTTTTTTAAGGGAGTCTATTCATAGTGTAATTAAGCTTATCGGTGATATGCTCGCATTTATTAAAAGAGGAGCCAATTTTCCGAAAATTATTCAAAAGTGTGGAATAAAAGGGAGTCCGAACCGATATAAGAAGAAACACTATAATTTTTGGCAGGGGGAAAATAAAATGGAAATCTCTAAAAACTTAATAAATGTTCAAAAACCAGCCAGTTTCAATACTACAGATCAAGGAAGTAAAGACAAAACTATTAACGAAAATAGTCAAGGTAAAACGGCATCTGAAAAAATAAAAGAAGGTGTTGAGAAAACAAAAGACCATCATTTTACAAAAGAAGAAATTGACGAACAAATCGAGAATATGAATAAGTTTTTAGAGTTAAACTCTACTTCTCTTAAATTTCAAGTCCATGAAAAGCTTGATCGTATCTCTGTGCAAATAGTTAACAAAGATACAGACGAAGTGATCCGCGAAGTG
This window encodes:
- a CDS encoding IS1380 family transposase, which codes for MAILPQLTLDFNRKIKLSNDGGELSSDTGEFLFREFDEKIGFSKTLAEHLNLKDNRRYYIHSNENLIRQKIYQIIAGYTDDDAADQLTKDPVFTQIIGTDALASQPSLSRFFRRFDSQSIEELNRANQELIDKVHQFRESKVLIIDLDSTHSDTYGDQEAAAFNTHYGTVGFHPLVAFDGVTGDFLKAKLRPGNVYTSNGVVDFIQPLIDHYNEKFPETTPFLRGDSGFAVPALYELCEKESVYYVIRLKSNANLQRIADELHPSSVISDVSKAEIYYEETIYQAKSWSKPRKVIVKSVRPAGELLFTHSFFVTNLVDSFSPKAIVLSYQKRGTMENYIKEAKNGFGFDKMNSHSYQVNEVKMMLSLLAYNLTNWLRTLCFPEEQKTMQIDTIRTRIIKVASKLVKSGRSLYFKLASSFVYQEFFWKVLQRVQKLKFN
- the fliD gene encoding flagellar filament capping protein FliD: MRIAGLATGMDINQIVSDLMKAHRMPIDKMMQDRQLIEWRQEGYREINRKFNTFRDNIFDTVMRSANMLAKSVSSSNSSLATATATSTVGNMSLRLSNVTSLAKAASYNSSDKISADNQKINTSATLGSQNFTKDDFWEKGIVHRESIRQSSTGNTVTLANQDIVNPDDIVVKVNGKVYDIVTDINDLEDGKVLLNAENGTLQFNHTIQQGTTVSTTYMTEKATEEFNPSTAQNTFQLKKGGLDLESLKITAGGTEFTSADIVTDRSQLEAGKVFVNVDTGQLEFFEAKTNVSVDYTQRYTTAGISAHNENGPVSDKFVFTANQSLNTVFTEMNRSNVGVQGFYDNHSDQVSISRSNTGLFNVDGNGNPIGPEIEFTGFFNTVLKFDNNQGSGGAQNAVFQMNGLQTQRQSNTFTVSGMTVTLNDTFTNEVTLRASTDTDKVFDTIKGFVNEYNELLDFVNGKLTEDHHRDFRPLTEEQKAAMSEKEIEQWEERAQSGLLRNDPILRGPMDRMRTDLYNPVNGGFNTDFKQLASIGITTSNNYMDRGKLVVNEDKLRQAIEQDPEGVFQLFTADGAIPAEQGIARRVRTTLDQAINSVAERAGGMRGKTQNNQFTLGRNMNQINDQISSFERRLQQVEERYWRQFNAMDAAVQRANQQAETLFAQLYPQG
- the fliS gene encoding flagellar export chaperone FliS, producing MAINYQNAYKQNTTNTASPGELTLMLYNGCLKFINRAKKAMEENNIEQRNENIARAEAIIRELMVTLKTEHETGKNMLRMYDFILSRLIDANIKNDVDALKQAEDFVTQFRDTWKQVLQLDRQQRHGATVGGKA
- a CDS encoding flagellar protein FlaG: MEISKNLINVQKPASFNTTDQGSKDKTINENSQGKTASEKIKEGVEKTKDHHFTKEEIDEQIENMNKFLELNSTSLKFQVHEKLDRISVQIVNKDTDEVIREVPPQELLDMVATMLEHVGLIIDQKI